The Bos indicus x Bos taurus breed Angus x Brahman F1 hybrid chromosome 15, Bos_hybrid_MaternalHap_v2.0, whole genome shotgun sequence genome includes a window with the following:
- the TMPRSS4 gene encoding transmembrane protease serine 4 isoform X1, producing MENSQDRRARVDPEINRPLNSLDVTPLRKSRTPLEIFKKVGIPIIAAVLILATIIVVAVLIKVILDSYFFFCGQPLLFIPREQVCDGHQDCASGEDEKYCVKKLPDGPPVAVRLSRDRSTLQVLNPATKNWASACFDSFTEALAKTACRQMGYDSSKPTFRAVDVGPAQDLDIVKVTENLQELQVQNSSGPCLSGSLVSLQCLACGQSVKAPRVVGGKEASVDSWPWQVSIQYDKQHICGGSILDPHWILTAAHCFWKHLDVPNWKVRAGSDRLGSFPSLPVAKIFILEPNATYPREHDIALVKLQLPLTFSGTIRPICLPFSDEELTPGTPLWVIGWGFTEENGGKMSDILQQGSVQLINRTRCNAEDAYQGEVTKTMMCAGLPEGGVDTCQGDSGGPLMYHSDWWQVVGIVSWGHGCGGPTTPGVYTKVTAYLNWIYNVRKSDP from the exons GATCCTGAGATCAATCGACCCCTGAACAGCCTCG ATGTCACCCCCCTGCGCAAATCCCGCACCCCGTTGGAGATCTTCAAAAAAGTAGGGATCCCGATCATTGCAGCAGTGCTGATCCTGGCAACCATCATTGTGGTGGCCGTCCTCA TCAAGGTGATTCTGGACAGTTACTTCTTCTTCTGTGGGCAGCCCCTCCTCTTCATCCCAAGGGAGCAGGTGTGTGATGGCCACCAGGACTGTGCCTCGGGGGAGGATGAGAAGTACTGCGTCAAGAAACTCCCCGACGGACCTCCAGTGGCAG TCCGCCTCTCCAGGGACCGATCCACCCTGCAGGTGCTGAACCCCGCCACGAAGAACTGGGCCTCCGCCTGTTTCGACAGCTTCACAGAAGCTCTGGCCAAGACCGCCTGTCGGCAGATGGGCTATGACAG CAGCAAACCCACCTTCAGAGCTGTGGACGTTGGCCCAGCCCAAGATCTGGACATTGTCAAAGTCACAGAGAACCTGCAGGAGCTTCAGGTGCAAAACTCAAGTGG CCCCTGTCTCTCAGGTTCCCTGGTTTCCCTGCAGTGCCTTG CCTGCGGACAGAGTGTGAAGGCCCCTCGGgtggtgggtgggaaggaggcctCTGTGGATTCTTGGCCTTGGCAGGTCAGCATCCAGTATGACAAACAACACATCTGTGGAGGGAGCATCCTAGACCCACACTGGATCCTCACGGCTGCCCACTGCTTCTG GAAGCATCTCGATGTGCCCAACTGGAAGGTGAGGGCTGGCTCAGACAGATTGGGCAGCTTCCCATCCCTGCCTGTGGCCAAGATCTTCATCCTTGAGCCTAACGCCACATATCCCAGAGAGCACGACATTGCCCTCGTGAAGCTGCAGCTCCCGCTCACGTTCTCCG GCACAATCAGGCCCATCTGCCTGCCCTTCTCTGATGAGGAGCTCACTCCAGGCACCCCACTCTGGGTCATCGGATGGGGCTTTACAGAAGAGAACGGAG GGAAGATGTCTGACATACTGCAGCAGGGATCCGTCCAGCTCATCAACAGAACTCggtgcaatgcagaggatgcgtACCAGGGGGAGGTCACCAAGACGATGATGTGCGCAGGCCTCCCGGAGGGCGGCGTGGACACCTGCCAG GGTGACAGTGGTGGCCCTCTGATGTATCACTCTGACTGGTGGCAAGTGGTGGGCATCGTGAGCTGGGGCCATGGCTGTGGGGGGCCTACTACCCCAGGAGTATACACTAAGGTCACAGCCTATCTCAACTGGATCTACAATGTCCGGAAG TCTGATCCATGA
- the TMPRSS4 gene encoding transmembrane protease serine 4 isoform X2 — MENSQDRRARVDPEINRPLNSLDVTPLRKSRTPLEIFKKVGIPIIAAVLILATIIVVAVLIKVILDSYFFFCGQPLLFIPREQVCDGHQDCASGEDEKYCVKKLPDGPPVAVRLSRDRSTLQVLNPATKNWASACFDSFTEALAKTACRQMGYDSKPTFRAVDVGPAQDLDIVKVTENLQELQVQNSSGPCLSGSLVSLQCLACGQSVKAPRVVGGKEASVDSWPWQVSIQYDKQHICGGSILDPHWILTAAHCFWKHLDVPNWKVRAGSDRLGSFPSLPVAKIFILEPNATYPREHDIALVKLQLPLTFSGTIRPICLPFSDEELTPGTPLWVIGWGFTEENGGKMSDILQQGSVQLINRTRCNAEDAYQGEVTKTMMCAGLPEGGVDTCQGDSGGPLMYHSDWWQVVGIVSWGHGCGGPTTPGVYTKVTAYLNWIYNVRKSDP, encoded by the exons GATCCTGAGATCAATCGACCCCTGAACAGCCTCG ATGTCACCCCCCTGCGCAAATCCCGCACCCCGTTGGAGATCTTCAAAAAAGTAGGGATCCCGATCATTGCAGCAGTGCTGATCCTGGCAACCATCATTGTGGTGGCCGTCCTCA TCAAGGTGATTCTGGACAGTTACTTCTTCTTCTGTGGGCAGCCCCTCCTCTTCATCCCAAGGGAGCAGGTGTGTGATGGCCACCAGGACTGTGCCTCGGGGGAGGATGAGAAGTACTGCGTCAAGAAACTCCCCGACGGACCTCCAGTGGCAG TCCGCCTCTCCAGGGACCGATCCACCCTGCAGGTGCTGAACCCCGCCACGAAGAACTGGGCCTCCGCCTGTTTCGACAGCTTCACAGAAGCTCTGGCCAAGACCGCCTGTCGGCAGATGGGCTATGACAG CAAACCCACCTTCAGAGCTGTGGACGTTGGCCCAGCCCAAGATCTGGACATTGTCAAAGTCACAGAGAACCTGCAGGAGCTTCAGGTGCAAAACTCAAGTGG CCCCTGTCTCTCAGGTTCCCTGGTTTCCCTGCAGTGCCTTG CCTGCGGACAGAGTGTGAAGGCCCCTCGGgtggtgggtgggaaggaggcctCTGTGGATTCTTGGCCTTGGCAGGTCAGCATCCAGTATGACAAACAACACATCTGTGGAGGGAGCATCCTAGACCCACACTGGATCCTCACGGCTGCCCACTGCTTCTG GAAGCATCTCGATGTGCCCAACTGGAAGGTGAGGGCTGGCTCAGACAGATTGGGCAGCTTCCCATCCCTGCCTGTGGCCAAGATCTTCATCCTTGAGCCTAACGCCACATATCCCAGAGAGCACGACATTGCCCTCGTGAAGCTGCAGCTCCCGCTCACGTTCTCCG GCACAATCAGGCCCATCTGCCTGCCCTTCTCTGATGAGGAGCTCACTCCAGGCACCCCACTCTGGGTCATCGGATGGGGCTTTACAGAAGAGAACGGAG GGAAGATGTCTGACATACTGCAGCAGGGATCCGTCCAGCTCATCAACAGAACTCggtgcaatgcagaggatgcgtACCAGGGGGAGGTCACCAAGACGATGATGTGCGCAGGCCTCCCGGAGGGCGGCGTGGACACCTGCCAG GGTGACAGTGGTGGCCCTCTGATGTATCACTCTGACTGGTGGCAAGTGGTGGGCATCGTGAGCTGGGGCCATGGCTGTGGGGGGCCTACTACCCCAGGAGTATACACTAAGGTCACAGCCTATCTCAACTGGATCTACAATGTCCGGAAG TCTGATCCATGA